AGGAAAAACTACAAACGGACTATGATGGTGACATTTCCAAATTGCTAGAATCAGAGTCCAAAGAGCAAATAATGGAACAAATACGAAATCAAATTCCGATGGAAAAAATCGATTCTATGCTACCACCTACCGTTTTACTAAAAGCAAGAATAAACGCATACAAGAGGAATGATAAACACTTAAGCAATGTCTTGCACACAATTAGTACCAAACAATCAGAATTAGAGAATAAATTTAGAAGAGTGTTGTCCCTATGTTTgaaaattgatgaaaacaaagtGGATGATATGCTTGACGGTTTGTTGCAAGCCATATCATCCGAAGACCCGCAAGATATCGATACCGATGAAATGCAAGATTTCTTAAAAAAGCATGCTTCGTGAGAGCGTAGATGCCCTTGTTCTTTCCTTTATGccgttcttttttttaagatattttattttagtgctttatttacttttattttattacaTACCTGTATTCttacaaaatttttaaGTGCGCAAGCATGATACATGAAGcttgctctttttttcttccttttttcttttttttttttgttcttgcGATATTTGTAGTAgagaaaatatttcttatttAGCTggttttttccaaaaatactGTTTATGCGTCCTTCTACAAGATCTTAAACCAGTTCTTCCGCCTTTCAACGAACTCACcaagtttcttctttcgtagtcatcgtcattttccaaatcataGAAATATTCTTCGTCTAATGGTTTACCAGCGGCATCTTTACCGTGACGATAAATGACACCAACACATTTCGCGTCGCTCAAGATCGTACGCAATTCGTCTCTTGACAATTCAGAAATTTGCGAGTTAACCTGTTGTAACTGGAATAATGGTGTTTGTTGAACGTTCGCAAAAGCCAGGTGATTTGTCAAAATATGTTGTAAATTCATAACATCCACGTTTCTCCCAGATAACTCATCCAAAGTCTCTTTTACTGATTTTTTCGGTTTTGAAGATAAAACGCTCTTATTTAgcttttgcttttttataACCACAGggattttttcatatgGTAATGAATCCTGTTTAAAAACCTGCTCATTGTTTTCAGCAGAAGAGACAGAGGAAATCGAAGATGATTTtgagttcaaaaaatgatttaaCATTCTTTCAGCGACACCAGAATCATCACCGGCTGTATGTTTGTTGGTGTTATTCTTTAGTATTTTCTTGGGGGACTCGGATGGGGCTTTAGAAAATATTAATGGATGCTTCCTTATACCTCCCATATGTTTCCTctcattttcgttttcagCTTGCTTTTCTAATCCTGTCGACTCTGGATAAGACcacatcttcttcagtgaAACACGAAGCAAAACCTGTCTAAAATCTAACATGATGCCTTTGTTATATGGCATGTAAACGGTGTCACCACCTTCCAGCGTAAAACTAACAGATTTGTCTTCGTCTTGAATTTCCTTTACGCTCTCTTCGATTGAGAACCTGGGTGTAAGTCTATAAACGTTCTCATTGTTATTTGATACTTCAGTGTCCCTTAAGAGATAACAATCGAATTTCTTACGATATATCACAATTAAACCATTCATACTGACACAATGAATCTTCAGTTCATTGGCTTGAGGAAGGTAAGAAATATCGGCGTGAATCCTTGATATAAATTTGTTCTTACAAAGCGCAACGTCACACTGCGAACTATTACGCCCAACAGTAATGGTGCTGGCCTTAGTAGGATCTAATTCAGCATTGATGACTTTAACGTGTCTTAAAGGAGAAGAAAGCCTGGGAGATAATCTGGGCGATGCCTCTTCCATCGGCGCACGGAAGGCTGGAGAAGAAGGAATAGCATCAACATCAATTGACCTAACAGGGGATGAAATTCTTCCTATACTagaagaaggaaatggAGTTGGATAATCAACTTTGGAGAAATTCCCAATGGTTTTTGGTACAGCTTTACCAGTTTGCACATGACTTGGCGATGGTAGTTTAGTGTGCTGGTTGAAACTAGAAGATGGAAAGTATGGATCCTTTACATGTGAATCCGCTGTCCTATATGGTGACgataaaggaaattgaGAACTCATGGCTTGTTGTGAATATTTATTATCCCTTAGTGTGTTGTAATAgaagttcaaaaacagtGTATGCGAAAAGATATAGAAGACTGAAACAAAGCTACTTGTCAATTGGtaagtaaaaaaaacagacCAGACTCGCCATTGATGAAgctattttgtttttgacTATCGTTGTTTATTCTCATCGAAACACgaaacaaaattaaaatgGAATCTCTTAATAAAAGACCACGGGACCTTTTCGCGTTTTCGCGTTTAATcgaaaaaaggaagacaTTTCCTCCTTTGCATCAGTACATCTGCACGTTTAAATTACACCCAGTCACCCACGTAAAAATACAGAGGTAAATTTGTAaggaaaaacttgaaaatgCTTTTCTCAGTGTTTGGAAAGAAACAGCGACGCACATGGTCGTAGGCTGAAGATCAGGCGGTAGGCAGGGAGGCTTTTCCTTCTAGAGGGAAGAGGTCCGTGAGAAGGGCTCTATTACGGGGGTCCTCCAGGGCCGCGGAGGGAAAGAACCACACTGGGCTGGGAAGGCGAGGCTTTCTCTGTTGTACCTGCTCACCTCTTGCTAACTTTCTGATCACCAATAATTACAACTGCATGAAGGGAAATGCTCTATATGAGGGTACTATTAAATTTCAAAGTGTTTGCATTTTAGGAGATATTCGCTAAAACACCATACAAATAATATAGACAAAGATGGGTAGTATGTACTAGAATACTGAAATCAGACCTGTGAACGTGTTCGTGACGACCGTGATAAAAATAGGAAAGAAATGGCATATATGATAAAAGAGGCATAAAGAGGAAGACTCACTATGGTTCAAGTCAATATGGTTAGATGATAAAGTAGACATAATTAAACGAATATGCAAATCAAAAGATGttaataatcaaaaaagacAGCTATTGAACAGGAAAAGTTGCTCACAAAGAGCCAACCATAAGATGTGTATCTGCTCGAGAAAacaacttttttcaaatcattcaCTTTTATCAATGGCGTCGTAACAGTCACTCTAAAATATAACAATGGaataaagcaaaatataCTAACAAGTTTAATCGAATTGTTCTTTAACAATTATGATTGTATTTTAAACAGAGGGTACTCCTTCATTCGGTAAGCGTCACAACAAGACCCACGTTCTGTGTAACAGATGTGGTCGTCGTTCTTTCCatgttcaaaagaagacCTGTTCCTCCTGTGGTTATCCAGCTGCTAAGACTAGATCCCACAACTGGGCTGCCAAGGCTAAAAGAAGACACACTACTGGTACTGGTAGAATGAGATACTTGAAACACGTCTCAAGAAGATTCAAGAACGGTTTCCAAACCGGCTCTGCTTCTAAGGCTTCTGCTTAATTTCTGAATTaagatttattttttaaatgaaAACTCAATAATTAGAGACCTTATATAATAGCCAACcaccaaaaaatttaaacaaTTAGCTAAAAAGCtgtttttcgtttttcaaCAGTATATCTGTATCTtcataatataatatatttgatAGTTAATATGCAATTTGATATTGCTGTTTCGTATTTCGTGActggaaaaaagtgaaaaattattgcCCGATGAATTATTGAGAGATGTCGTAAAGTGCTTTTACCAacagtttttcattaaaagaATATAGTGAAGACATAGTATAACATATCCACCATCAAGAAGCCTGTCGATTATGGTTGAAGATTCCAGAGTTAGAGATGCTCTTAAAAGCGGTGAACAAAGGGCTTTACCGGCTTCTTTAGTTCCACAAACACCTGCCGTCTTGACATCAAAGGACAagatttccaaaagaatgATCGTGGTGTTAGCTATGGCCTCTCTCGAGACACACAAAATATCTTCTAATGGGCCTGGTGGTGACAAATATGTTCTATTGAATTGTGACGACCACCAAGgcttgttgaaaaaaatgggtaGAGACATTAGTGAAGCAAGACCTGATATTACCCACCAATGTCTTTTAACTTTACTGGATTCTCCAATCAACAAAGCTGGGAAATTGCAAGTCTACATCCAGACAAGCCGAGGCATTCTCGTTGAAGTTAACCCTACCGTTCGTATACCAAgaactttcaaaagattttcaGGTTTAATGGTCCAATTACTACATAAACTATCTATTAGATCCGTAaattctgaagaaaaattactaAAAGTCATCAAAAACCCTATTACCGACCATTTACCTACCAAATGCCGTAAAGTAACGTTATCCTTTGACGCCCCCGTCATTCGTGTCCAAGATtacattgaaaaactagACGACGATGAAAGTATATGTGTCTTTGTCGGTGCAATGGCAAGAGGTAAAGATAATTTCGCAGATGAATACGTCGACGAAAAAGTCGGTCTGTCCAACTACCCATTGTCCGCTTCAGTTGCATGTTCTAAGTTTTGTCACGGTGCAGAAGATGCTTGGAATATTTTATAGTGCTCAAACCCCATTTGGCATGCTCTTTGTATAATAAATCGTCCATATACTACATAGAAATAACCGAGTTACAAAACCAACTACCAACCGCACCTCTGTTCTTCCCAACGGGCAACCATGTCTCGAAAGTCATCTGAACGAGGCTCAGTCTTGAACGCTTTCACCTAATTCGGACCCTGAACGGTGGACAAAATTTCAGTACAGTCAGTAACAACAACATGGCAGCATTTCTTGGCGAGAAGCAATAGACAGGAGGTCATTGGAAAAGATTCCGAAAAATAGAACAGTACACTGAATCGCTGATTAATTAGTGCGCATCATTTTTTAGACGGCTTGCTCACCCTGAATTATTTTCCTGTCTTTATTCTCACTTAACGATATTCGCTAAACgaaaatccaaagaaagcaaaagtCACATTCATAAATaacattaataataataactgaaaaaaaaccaagaagataatattgaagatgaaaagaatcTTCTCTGGTACTAAGTCTCCGAAGTTACCTGCTCCCCCAAAAGTTTACAAGAACGATGACAGTCCATCCGCTCCAGGCTCTCCTAAAGTCGACCAAGGGCTTCGAAATTTAACTGTATCTGCATCAAGATTCTTCAGTAGCTCATCATCCAGTCCTGGAAGCCCCACATTGAATCTTCCCCAAGAACACTCTATTAATGGTGACATCTCTCCAGAATTAGTACCGATTGTTACTTTACTTTCTGCGCAGGCTCACAGGAGATACCACTATGGAATTCTCTTGATATTGCATGATTTAAAAACGGACGGTACACCTGCTGCCCGTCAATGGGAAGAGTGCTATGGTGTCCTGTTAGGTACCCAATTGGCCTTATGGGATGCTAATGAGCTTTCAAGCTCGAAGACAAATAAAGAGGATTCAAACCTGAAGAAAATTGCATCAAGACCCactttcatcaattttacAGATGCTTCGGTAAGAAGTCTAGATGCGAATGATGATGTTACCAGTACGGGAGGCAACAAAAGTAATAAAAGTGATTTAGAAAATGTTCTCGTTGTTTCCACAACTTTAAAAAACAGATATTTTCTAAAATTTAGAAATTCAGAATCgttcaaaaattggaatGCAGCAATTAGGTTAAGTCTATTCGAGTTCACTGCTTTACAAGAGGCTTACACAGGGTCGTTTCTTTCGAGTAGAGGCGTTAAGCTTGGTGATATTAAGGTCGTTATGGCAGATACAAAATTTACCTACGAAGACTGGGTTAGCGTAAGATTTGGTACAGGTATGCCATGGAAGCGTTGTTACGCAGTGATTTCTCCACAAcccaacaagaaaaagaaaaatttaaaaggTTCAATATGCTTTTATGAAAATGacaagaaaaccaaaaaatcaaatgcCATGACTACTGTTGTGGATGCAAAGGCTTTGTATGCTGTATATCCCTCCTCTCCGATATTGATTGACACTTCTACAATAATAAAGTTGGAAGGGCtggtttcttttgaaaaacatgaGGAACCTCAGGAGACcaacatcttcatcatGCCTGAAAAACACCAAGGTGTTCCTGGGTATGATACTATTATTCGATTCTTAATCCCAGCTATGAATGCTTTCTACTTATATGGGAGACCAAAAGGCCTTATTGCCAATAGAGTCGACCCTGGCTCTTTACTGTTTGCTTTGCCAACGCTGCCTCATATACATTATTTGCAAGTGGATGATGTTGTATCGTTAACTAAAGATAAGAACTATTCACATTGGAATGCTGTTGAATGGAGAAGTAATATCGTTCAATTACTACAGAAGAAGCTAAATAAGGGTTACAAAGGCTGTGGCACCAAGTYCGTACCTACTACATCAGCCATGGCAAAATCCCCAGCAATTAGCTCGGTAGAGTTGTTTGATGGGTACGATTCACTTCCTGCAAGCCAGTTAGAGAGCTTAGAAAACCCTAATATTAAGACTCGTTCCACATTAGCGTTAACTGATGATGCTGATTCACCTAACTCTGTGAATTCTCATGTCGCCTCTGCGAAACAAACCCTTTTGTCTGTGCCTGACAACTCCTCAAAAATCAGTGATTCTTTATCCACTCAATCCAGCGCTATCACCAACTTCAAGGATAGCTTTACCACTCCAATGACATCTGGGATGCTCAATCAAGAGAATACGAATAGAAGCTTGACATCGGGTCTGAAGATTGAAATCACGGATTCAAGTCTCAAAAGTACGGAAGAAGTCGAAGCGGACTCTTCCAACAACTTTTCCACGACACCGGAAGACAAGCATATACCACTGGCTAATGCGCCTGACTTATCTGCTCTTTATGACAAATACTCTACTTCGCCATTTGGTAAATCCGAGGCTAATTTAAGTCCTAAGCCACAAACTTTAGATGTCAACGATCGAATTGAAAGCGAATGTAGAAGTCCTTATGAGAGATATGTTGGAACATCCGCTGAAAGTAAGATATTTGAAATAGGTAATGTGAGAGAATCCAAGAGCACAATCAACACGTGTCTATCGTCACCTGTAAGGGTAGAGGATAATAgatattcaagaa
This DNA window, taken from Saccharomyces eubayanus strain FM1318 chromosome XII, whole genome shotgun sequence, encodes the following:
- the TOS4 gene encoding Tos4p, with amino-acid sequence MSSQFPLSSPYRTADSHVKDPYFPSSSFNQHTKLPSPSHVQTGKAVPKTIGNFSKVDYPTPFPSSSIGRISSPVRSIDVDAIPSSPAFRAPMEEASPRLSPRLSSPLRHVKVINAELDPTKASTITVGRNSSQCDVALCKNKFISRIHADISYLPQANELKIHCVSMNGLIVIYRKKFDCYLLRDTEVSNNNENVYRLTPRFSIEESVKEIQDEDKSVSFTLEGGDTVYMPYNKGIMLDFRQVLLRVSLKKMWSYPESTGLEKQAENENERKHMGGIRKHPLIFSKAPSESPKKILKNNTNKHTAGDDSGVAERMLNHFLNSKSSSISSVSSAENNEQVFKQDSLPYEKIPVVIKKQKLNKSVLSSKPKKSVKETLDELSGRNVDVMNLQHILTNHLAFANVQQTPLFQLQQVNSQISELSRDELRTILSDAKCVGVIYRHGKDAAGKPLDEEYFYDLENDDDYERRNLVSSLKGGRTGLRSCRRTHKQYFWKKPAK
- the SKG3 gene encoding Skg3p — encoded protein: MKRIFSGTKSPKLPAPPKVYKNDDSPSAPGSPKVDQGLRNLTVSASRFFSSSSSSPGSPTLNLPQEHSINGDISPELVPIVTLLSAQAHRRYHYGILLILHDLKTDGTPAARQWEECYGVLLGTQLALWDANELSSSKTNKEDSNLKKIASRPTFINFTDASVRSLDANDDVTSTGGNKSNKSDLENVLVVSTTLKNRYFLKFRNSESFKNWNAAIRLSLFEFTALQEAYTGSFLSSRGVKLGDIKVVMADTKFTYEDWVSVRFGTGMPWKRCYAVISPQPNKKKKNLKGSICFYENDKKTKKSNAMTTVVDAKALYAVYPSSPILIDTSTIIKLEGLVSFEKHEEPQETNIFIMPEKHQGVPGYDTIIRFLIPAMNAFYLYGRPKGLIANRVDPGSLLFALPTLPHIHYLQVDDVVSLTKDKNYSHWNAVEWRSNIVQLLQKKLNKGYKGCGTKXVPTTSAMAKSPAISSVELFDGYDSLPASQLESLENPNIKTRSTLALTDDADSPNSVNSHVASAKQTLLSVPDNSSKISDSLSTQSSAITNFKDSFTTPMTSGMLNQENTNRSLTSGLKIEITDSSLKSTEEVEADSSNNFSTTPEDKHIPLANAPDLSALYDKYSTSPFGKSEANLSPKPQTLDVNDRIESECRSPYERYVGTSAESKIFEIGNVRESKSTINTCLSSPVRVEDNRYSRNEYMGSLGEFEELSRKISNMGVGNMSSEALNEKSEDNSLVTDLNLDISTDSPTTLPDDQRNLDFGEANVFDPDYMEQNQMLETESRYTTDEFDFSDNQDAGSSNYSSTQINPTETEKFTVSGRNEKIPHSSLFTNLKQLTSNGGAYQNMINGTEYQTKQSQQLQAPHTGPQSPSYANRNLQTNASQPLASYPSGRPLVNIRTGPLTTQPMHQSGNSPINNPQFPQQRFAPSQQSQQAQLLPLRNDVYRGINNQNPLYPSQQQPQNMRYPNNKAPINSRGPAPIIQPNIQDSRSNPPIKINNHTKPRVTPGGFSQFMPPNNTSTNPYSN
- the RPL37A gene encoding 60S ribosomal protein eL37 codes for the protein MGKGTPSFGKRHNKTHVLCNRCGRRSFHVQKKTCSSCGYPAAKTRSHNWAAKAKRRHTTGTGRMRYLKHVSRRFKNGFQTGSASKASA
- the EMG1 gene encoding 18S rRNA pseudouridine methyltransferase; its protein translation is MVEDSRVRDALKSGEQRALPASLVPQTPAVLTSKDKISKRMIVVLAMASLETHKISSNGPGGDKYVLLNCDDHQGLLKKMGRDISEARPDITHQCLLTLLDSPINKAGKLQVYIQTSRGILVEVNPTVRIPRTFKRFSGLMVQLLHKLSIRSVNSEEKLLKVIKNPITDHLPTKCRKVTLSFDAPVIRVQDYIEKLDDDESICVFVGAMARGKDNFADEYVDEKVGLSNYPLSASVACSKFCHGAEDAWNIL